The genomic window AGAATGGATCGGCCCTTCATGGGTATCTCTGTCGGCGCAACCAGGTGACCGGCAATCATGTGCCGCCATGCCATGTCCATCGCCTGATCCGCTGAGCCGTCGAGCGGCGTGACATAGACCGGCAGGCTTTCCAGCTTTTCCATCCGGTAGTCGGTCGGGCTGTCCAGCGACACCACATCCACATATTTCTTCAGCAAATCGACGAAGGGCAGGAACAGGCTGCGATTGAGGCCGTCCTTATAGAGATTGTCGGGCACGACATTGGATGTCGTAACCAATGTGCAGCCATTGGCAAACAACTCGCTGAACAGCCGGGCAAGGATCATCGCATCGGCAATATCCGTGACGGTAAACTCGTCAAAGCAAAGAAGCTCGGCTTCCGCCAGAAGCTGCGCCGCGACGGGCGGAATGGGATCGGCCTGCTTGGTTTCGCCATTCTTCAGTTTCTGCCGGTGCGCATGCACGCGATTATGCACGTCCGCCATGAATTCATGGAAGTGGCAACGCCGCTTGGACGAGACGGGCGCCATCTCGTAGAACATGTCCATCAGCATCGTCTTGCCGCGGCCTACGCTGCCATAGACATACAATCCCTTGACGGAGGTGGCAGGCCCGGCCTTGCGTGCGAACATCCAGCCGAGCGCGCTTTTTTTCTTTGCGGGCTTGCGCGCCTTCAGATCGGCAAGGATGCGGTCGAGATGCGCCGCGACGCCAAGCTGGGCGGCATCGGCCTGCAAGGTGCCAGCCGTTGTCAATGCGTTGAGCTGTTCAACGACACTATGATTGTAGTCAGGCAATGGCTTCATGGGAAAACGCCCCGGTCGCGGGCGCAGCAAAGCACCCACGAGGAATGGAATGGCTCAGAACAAGGAAAGCGATCCGGTTGCACCGGAAACGCTCTATCGGCTGAGGCTGAGCGGCTGGCCGCTATTGGTCGTGCCGTCAAAACGCGCATCGGCGCTCTTGTAGACGCGGCCGATCGTATCGCCTGAACGGTTCTTGAAGAGGACCATCTTGCCGGACACTTCCCAGGAACCCATCGCCGTCAGTTCACCGGAGCAACCACGCGTGCCGCCACGCGAACCACTGCCGAGATTGGTAAGCGTCAGGAACATGTCGCAAGTGGCACCGCCATTGGAAATGCGCCAGTTGCCGACCATGGATTCCTTGGTGACATCAAGCGCCGTCGCCGGCGGGGCGGCAGAAGCGACATTCACCCCGCCAGGTGCT from Agrobacterium tumefaciens includes these protein-coding regions:
- the zapE gene encoding cell division protein ZapE, which encodes MKPLPDYNHSVVEQLNALTTAGTLQADAAQLGVAAHLDRILADLKARKPAKKKSALGWMFARKAGPATSVKGLYVYGSVGRGKTMLMDMFYEMAPVSSKRRCHFHEFMADVHNRVHAHRQKLKNGETKQADPIPPVAAQLLAEAELLCFDEFTVTDIADAMILARLFSELFANGCTLVTTSNVVPDNLYKDGLNRSLFLPFVDLLKKYVDVVSLDSPTDYRMEKLESLPVYVTPLDGSADQAMDMAWRHMIAGHLVAPTEIPMKGRSILVPRASGRVARFSFSDLCEKPLGASDFLAIANRFDTVFIDHIPLLNADKRNETKRFIILIDALYDHSVRLFASAAAMPEDLLGKRKGTEGFEFDRTASRLFEMRSADYLALHHEKRQKV
- a CDS encoding protease inhibitor Inh/omp19 family protein, translated to MQFRYVVTGLAVVMSLAGCQRTSYDYNNNGSNNPGYTPPLQAQPVPSVQSGALPPPGGASGSQFPSAPASAAPGGVNVASAAPPATALDVTKESMVGNWRISNGGATCDMFLTLTNLGSGSRGGTRGCSGELTAMGSWEVSGKMVLFKNRSGDTIGRVYKSADARFDGTTNSGQPLSLSR